A region from the Triticum aestivum cultivar Chinese Spring chromosome 3D, IWGSC CS RefSeq v2.1, whole genome shotgun sequence genome encodes:
- the LOC123080526 gene encoding uncharacterized protein has translation MAAPVLPPAKRKKEGPPRLETSPLLPVAAAGWSALPPDLVRHVADSLLATNDLDFYMDFRAVCSGWRAATDDPRSDATDPRFRPRRWIVLDEVFQSQGKMLLLNTDSGRFLHRELPLLNDHHVVATTRNGYLVLADKSPPHAVNVLNPLTRVVIRFVAPVPPKVGSAAVVFFDDSSPTLTLFCDSSHNVYTADLSDIGFDVLEGPGPEAEYDFFRKTVLAGVYADIEPAFHGVLDDLCSLLMSGDVAKFFPGGLPDATDLKWFPVGLGKHMLLVVNAEGSIFVLKKNIQIGKLVALDSISNYAIFMGLQRCLAVDAEKFPGIEANCVYYIENLGSSAHICKCNIKNRKVERISEAADFVKHGKQFVLVADRPLTIIHLLSSYTINIPDSQMALQQIP, from the coding sequence ATGGCCGCCCCTGTTCTGCCGCCTgcaaagaggaagaaggagggtCCGCCTCGTCTGGAAACCTCGCCGCTCCTTCCGGTCGCAGCCGCAGGCTGGTCCGCGCTCCCGCCCGACCTCGTCCGCCACGTCGCGGACTCCCTCCTGGCCACTAACGACCTCGACTTCTACATGGACTTCCGCGCAGTCTGCTCCGGTTGGCGCGCCGCCACCGATGACCCCAGGAGCGACGCCACCGACCCCCGCTTCCGCCCGCGCCGCTGGATCGTCCTCGACGAGGTCTTCCAGAGCCAAGGAAAGATGCTCCTGTTGAACACCGACTCCGGCCGCTTTCTCCACAGAGAACTCCCGCTGCTCAACGACCACCACGTCGTGGCAACCACTCGCAATGGCTACCTGGTCCTGGCGGACAAAAGCCCTCCTCACGCGGTCAACGTCCTCAACCCTCTCACCCGCGTTGTCATCCGTTTCGTGGCGCCGGTGCCCCCCAAGGTGGGATCCGCCGCTGTCGTCTTCTTTGACGACTCTTCTCCCACGCTCACCTTGTTCTGCGATTCATCTCACAATGTTTACACGGCTGACCTCAGCGATATTGGTTTTGACGTCCTAGAGGGTCCCGGACCGGAAGCAGAGTATGATTTCTTCCGTAAGACGGTCCTGGCTGGTGTTTACGCAGACATAGAGCCGGCATTTCATGGTGTGCTTGATGATTTATGCAGTTTGCTCATGTCTGGTGATGTTGCCAAGTTTTTCCCCGGCGGTCTTCCAGATGCAACCGACCTCAAATGGTTTCCAGTGGGTTTGGGTAAACATATGCTGCTTGTTGTGAATGCAGAGGGATCGATCTTTGTTTTAAAAAAGAACATTCAGATAGGTAAGCTTGTGGCTTTGGACAGCATCAGCAACTATGCCATCTTCATGGGTCTTCAGAGGTGCCTGGCTGTCGATGCTGAGAAGTTCCCAGGCATCGAGGCAAACTGTGTCTACTACATTGAAAATCTGGGTTCGTCAGCTCACATCTGCAAGTGCAACATCAAGAACAGGAAAGTAGAGAGGATCTCTGAAGCTGCCGATTTCGTGAAGCACGGCAAGCAGTTTGTCCTGGTTGCTGACCGTCCTTTGACGATCATCCACCTTCTCTCCAGCTACACCATCAACATCCCTGATTCTCAAATGGCCTTACAACAGATTCCATAA